attagggtttgttttcattatctgtaggctttatggtttgtaccatgcttcttgcagcctttatgctttgtttaaatcagtacttctaactaaatgtcatgcattttgttgttaagtactgtcactcttgtgcccttgtaagattgttcctagatgcatatacttagtgtattatgcattggttgagtgttgggcatgcaagtgacttgcattgagcttgttagcttgtatgtccaagtgttcattccaagtgtgaatgagtaTTGTGGTCATTACCTTGTAGCGattgcttgtttgatcaagccatgatttgtttcttatatccatctttgcttgatcacatcatgCCTGCTTcacatgcatttcatgcttttttgtatacaatgatcatagtgtattgttgtgtttcaggagattcatgttcatatgattcaagagctttacagtttctagatttaggtgtaaGTTAGTTTTGctattgttcccaaactcacgtttaagtctagagtctgttttagggtgttttgtcacggaatagctaaaggggaagattgtaaggttgaatttaatcaaccatatgttggctttattctgtgacatatttgcttgtaatacaacacttagaaaccctgtatttaagtgggaatcatgtaagggtagtgtgtgagagagtgtgaagaaatgctcaagactgtgcagtgaagcaagAACTCGCGGCTAGATCTCGCGGGAAGCTCGAGGCTTGCAAGCcaccaaaagttgcacacgcgcagagcatgcaggggagttgaacagtcatgccagctgaagtactacaggacaaaaatccagactggccatttagctagctcgcggcttgaactcgtgactcagttaagtcgcgaggtcaagtcgccagccaaccctgttttggaaaaactgactctttgcattccattctcacaccagtataaatacccatcattcccacaaaaaatgggtggccattcagaaagaaaaaccctaagagaggtttcttcaaaacacccacccaattagagagagctactcattcttagagagaaatctttgtagtctcttctcattccctctctcattgtcatacccaaggttgtcaaaatcgcgatcCGGATCATAAAATcgcacgattttacgatcccacctcaccaaaaagattaaaatcGTAGCAGGATCGCAAAAATGTTAGGATCGTTTGTAGGATCGTGTAGGATCGTATAGGATCGTAGGATTGTATGGGATCCTACCGATCCTACCATTAggcttttttggcttttttttttttttttttaagtgggattCATTTGGGTCATTTGGGTAAGTCCAGTAAAATAATGCCCGGCCCACCTAAAGGTCCAATACCCATAAGCCCAATGAATTAAAGTCCTAAATTACCcctctctcaaaataaaatcccaaaaaaaccTATACTACTTAAGTTAAGTTttcaaacaaaacctaaatattttagaaaccCTTAAAAGCTTCAGCAGTCAACAGACTCAACACTCAACACGCACGACGCACCTGCTCCCTCCCGCGCGCCTCCACAGTCCGACTCCCCTGTTAAAAACCCAGCACTCAGCCCTCTCAATGGCGAACTATTGCTGCTCTCAATCTTTCTTAAGTATTTAGAAACTTTCAAAAACCAGCACCTCAGTCCCGCACGGTCGCATCTGCTCAATTCTCTGTCAAAAGCTCCAGAACGCAGCAGCTCTGTCCCGCGCGCCTCCACAGTCCCCTGTCAAAAACCCAGCACTCAGCCCTCTCAATGGTGAGCTATTGCTGCTTTCAATCCTTCTTAAGTATTTAGAAACATTTAGAAACCAACACCTCAGTCCCGCACCTCCTCAATCGAGTCCATCCTCTGTCAAAAACCCAGCACCTCTCAGCCCTGTCAATGATGTTGCTGTGAGCCATTGCTGCCTTTAAGCTTTCTGGTAATCTTTTTTGGTAGTTAGTACTTATTAAGTTAGTAGTTTATCATTTATTTGCACTTTGATAGCTTGATTCCAgattgttgtgttgtgttgtgtttatgtttttatttttctattttgttaactaaattaagtaaaatttgaaaaattaagaaacaggGTCTTTAGTATTTGATTCTTTGAGAAATATTAGTAAACACAATTAGTAGTTTAGAATTGCACATAACCTGTTTGATGAATTTTCTGTGTGATTTTTTTGAGCATGCTCTGTATCTTGGTGTCTTTTTTTGCAGCTCTAGTACAAATATACAATGTCTAATTTGGCTAGAAAGAAAATTAAGCGAAAAAATGCACCAGGAAATAGGTCTGACCTGGGATGGGAACATGGTGTTGAAGTAGGTTCAAGGCAAGTTCAATGTAATTATTGCAAAGAAATTCATAGTGGGGGTATATATAGGCTGAAGCATCATTTAGCTGGGACTAGGAAAAATGTTTCAGCTTGTCCTAGTGTGCCAGAAAAGGTGAGGGAAAAATTTGCGACTCTTTTGTATGCCCAATCTGAAGCatctataaaaaagaaaaggtggtATACTATAGAAGAAGAGGATGATGGCAATGATGATGAATTAGTTGAAGTACAACAACTACATTCATCAAAAGGGAGGGGCAAACACATAGGCTCCATGGATAAGTTTGTTACAAAAAATAAGCAAGTAACAATGAATCGTGTGTTTAAAAAAGGAGAACGTGATCTAGTGATCCAACAAATTGCTAGATTCTTCTACACTAGTGCCATcccttttaattgtgtcaaaaatccgGAGTTTCTGCAAATGATTGATATGATTTCAAGATTTGGGATTGGCCTCAAGCCTCCTTCCTATCATGAGATTAGGGAGACATGCTTGAAGAAAGAGGTAGATTTTACACAACAAATGCTTGAAGAATATAAGATTGAATGGAAAAAAACAGGTTGTTCAATTATGTCTGATGGCTGGTCTGATAAGAAAAGGAGAtccatttgtaattttttggtgAATAGTCCCAAAGGAACCATTTTCCTATACTCTATAGACACATCTAACATATCTAAAACAGCTGAAAAAGTTTGTCAAATGTTAGATGAAGTTGTCGATAGGGTTGGAGAGGAGAATGTTGTGCAATTGGTGACTGACAATGCTGCTAACTACAAACTAGCTGGAGAGATGTTGATGCAGAAGAGAAAGTGCCTGTTTTGGACTCCATGTGCTGCCCATTGCTTGGATTTGATACTTGaggattttgaaaaaaagattaAGGACCATAAGTACACAATTGCAAAGGGGAAGAAGATTACAACGTTCATATATTCTAGAGCTATGCTTTTAAATTGGTTGAGGGATTTCACTAAAGGGAGGGAATTGATTAGACCTGCTGCCACTAGATTTGCAACATCATATTTGACATTGTCATGCCTTAATGAGTTCAAAGGAGAATTGATGGCAATGTTTTCTTCTGAACAATGGAGGTGTAGtaaatttgcaaaaacaaaagaagggaaaagaaTTCATGCCATAGTTATGGATAACAATGGCTTTTGGCGACTTGTTGTCAAATGCTTGAAGGCCGCAATACCCCTTTTAAAGGTGCTTCGCCTGGTTGATTCTGATACACCTCCAATGGGATTCATTTATCAAGAAATggaaaaagcaaaagaagaaatacagaaaaatttcaataatgttCAAAAGAGGTAAccattttatttatatcttccttaaatttacatttgtttttaattcattagcttattaaatatatattcttttttttttaatataatatccACTGTTTTAAATTGTAGTTACAAAGAGATATGGGATATTATTGATGATCGATGGGAAATGCAACTTCATAGGCCTTTGCATGTTGCGGGATACTATTTGAACCCTTCTATTCATTATGATCCTTCTTTTGATCCGGGTTCAGATATTAAATTAGGACTATATACGTGTCTTCAACGAATGGTTCCAGAAGTTAGTGATAGGAAAAAGATAGATATGCAActtgaaaaattcaaacaagCAAAGGGACTCTTTGGTATTGAAGCTGCCATACTAGCCAGAGATACCAAACAGCCAggtaacaattttgttttttgttttttgttttacattcaAATTCATCTTTAttagttgtaaattttattcttaAGACTAAGATATTATAATTCATATATGTATCAGCTGAATGGTGGGACTCATATGGAGATGACTGTcctgaattgaaaaaatttgctaTAAGAATATTGAGCTTAACATGTAGCTCATCTGGTTGTGAAAGAAATTGGAGTGCGTTTGAAATGGTAAGACCAAATGACTTTGGTATATTATGACAAGAtggttttctattttctttcttagtaaaagtttgtttctttcCCCCTCCCCTGTGTTTGAGAATtctcaattaaaattattacaactatAGGTACATTCAAAAAGGAGAAATCGCTTACACcagaaaaaaatgaatgactTGGTCTTCGTTATGTACAACTtgaagataaaacaaaaaagagctAAACCATTGagtacaaaagaagaaattggttTGGAGAATTTATCTTCTGATGATGAGTGGTTAGCAGCAGATTCTGTAGATTCAGAAGATGATAGTGcaaattttaatgaagacaATGAAGGTATTAATTTATAACTTTAAAGCCTTCCTTTATAGCTAATATTTATACAAGTTATCAATGTATAGTTTGAATGTGTGACCACTAATCACTAATTTACATTTGTATactttacttatcaaaaaaatttgtatattttggtTATCAATGTTAGGTGATGATGAGGTTTCAAGAGTTGCTGCCAAAGGAAAAAGTGTGCTAGTTCATGATGTTAGtgatgaatttcatgagaatgatgatggttctaatgatgatgatagtgatCGGCCCCCACCTGGATTTGAGAGAGTTAGGGATTTCGATGATTACGCCATGGATGTTGATACTAGGAAGAATATAGATGATGAAATGAGATATGACAATGATAGTGACTAGATTAGAAGAACTTTAGAAtgagaattctcttttggattttatatttgtaattagCTAGTTTACCTTAGATTGagaattctctttttgaattacatattgtaaatttgtagttagctagtttttatatgctaactagcctaacttattttgaatttggaacttagaatttggaaaacattttccatatgtgtagataatattttggtacttagttgctaattaaacatgtattgaactttttagatatattatgtcaaaagttaaatatattttgtttcgttaaaataacataagaacAATGTAGTGCgtgtaaattacattttatgatgcaatttttgttttttaatggatgaattcatattttaagtgattatataacatacaaagtt
This genomic stretch from Quercus lobata isolate SW786 chromosome 3, ValleyOak3.0 Primary Assembly, whole genome shotgun sequence harbors:
- the LOC115981337 gene encoding uncharacterized protein LOC115981337; protein product: MSNLARKKIKRKNAPGNRSDLGWEHGVEVGSRQVQCNYCKEIHSGGIYRLKHHLAGTRKNVSACPSVPEKVREKFATLLYAQSEASIKKKRWYTIEEEDDGNDDELVEVQQLHSSKGRGKHIGSMDKFVTKNKQVTMNRVFKKGERDLVIQQIARFFYTSAIPFNCVKNPEFLQMIDMISRFGIGLKPPSYHEIRETCLKKEVDFTQQMLEEYKIEWKKTGCSIMSDGWSDKKRRSICNFLVNSPKGTIFLYSIDTSNISKTAEKVCQMLDEVVDRVGEENVVQLVTDNAANYKLAGEMLMQKRKCLFWTPCAAHCLDLILEDFEKKIKDHKYTIAKGKKITTFIYSRAMLLNWLRDFTKGRELIRPAATRFATSYLTLSCLNEFKGELMAMFSSEQWRCSKFAKTKEGKRIHAIVMDNNGFWRLVVKCLKAAIPLLKVLRLVDSDTPPMGFIYQEMEKAKEEIQKNFNNVQKSYKEIWDIIDDRWEMQLHRPLHVAGYYLNPSIHYDPSFDPGSDIKLGLYTCLQRMVPEVSDRKKIDMQLEKFKQAKGLFGIEAAILARDTKQPD